Sequence from the Mycobacterium florentinum genome:
CTCCATCAAGCCGTCGAAGCCGGACGCCCAGCCCACCACGCGATCGCCGACCCGGTGTTGCCGATGCCGGCTGGCGATCACCTCGCCGGCCACCTCGTGGATCGGGAAGCCGTCCTTCTCGGCGGCACTTGGGCCGTCGTCGCCGGGCAGTCTGCCCTTGGCGCCCCGGAAGCCGGGCAGGTCGCTGCCGCACACGCCGGCGGCCAAGAACCGCAGCAGCACCTGACCATCGGACAGGTCGTCGGCGGTTTTCTCGGTGATCGATGTGCGTTCGAACTCGTACGGGGCGATGATCCGGTAGGACCACACGTCAGACCTCCACCGGGATCTGGTTCCATCCCCACTGGAAGCTCGACGGCAGGCGGGTGGCGTCCTGGCCCTTGATATCGAAGTCGGGCACCCTGCGCAGCCATTCCTGTACCAGCACAGCCACTTCCAGCCTGGCGAGGTGATAGCCGACGCAGAAGTGCTGGCCCCGGCCGAACACCAGCGAACGCGCGATGGGCCGATCCCAGATGAACTCGTCGGGGTCGGGGTACTCGCGTTCGTCGCGATTGGCCGAGGCGAGCAGCGTGATGACCCGCTGGCCCGGCTCGATGGCCTGGCCGTGAATGGTGAACGGCCGGCGCGCCGTCCGGGCGAACCACTGCGCGGGCGCGCAGTACCGCAGCATCTCCTCCCGGGCCACCGGCACGGTGGCGGCCGGGTCGGCCCGCACCGCGGCGAGCTGATCGGGTCGCCGGCGCAGCTCCCACAGCCCGTGCGCGGCGATCTTGGGCACGGTCTCGGTGCCCCCGATGAAGATGCACAACATCTGCGTGGCGGCTTCGACGTCGGACAGGGCACTGCCGTCGGGCAGCCGGTAACCCAGCAGCCCATCGACCACCGGAAGCGGGCCGCCGGACTGGTCGGCCCGGCGCCGCCGCACCACGGGAATCAGATATTCGAGGTAATTGGGGCGGGCCTGCGCGGTGTCGACTCCCTCACCCGGCGCGGTGAGGCTGCCGGCATTGACGGCGGCCAACACCTGCGGTGCGAGTTCGGTTGATATACCCAGCAAGTCACACACCATCGAGGCCGCCACGATGCCGCCGTAGTCCTGGGTCAGATCGAATGACCCCTGCGGCAGCAATAGGTCGAGGCGCTCGTTGGCCAGCTCTCGGATCCTGGCCTCCAGCCCGGCGACCGACCGCGGCCGCAAGGGCGCCGAGTGTGAACGACGGATCTCACCGTAGAGATCGGTGTCGAACACCGCGTGAAAAGGCAAGGGATGCAACGGCGGATCCTCGACCGGCCCGGTGTTGTGCTTGGCCAGCACCGCCGCCGGGGGCAGGGTTCCTTCCGACGCGACGAAGGTTCCGTCGTTGACCTCGAGAACCTGCCAGATGTCCTCGAACCGGGACAGCGCGAAGGTATCCCACTGCGGCATGTAGTAGACCGGATAGTCGTCACGCAGAGTTCGGTAGTACGGCAACGGATTTGCCATGACATCCGCGTCGAAGGGGTCGTACGCGAAGTCGGTGTTCGCGGCGGTCACTGCAGCGGAGAGGGCGGTAGGGCCTGCAGAATCGAGTCTTCCCAGCCGTCGCGCAATGCGGGCGCCACGCTCATCCAGGTGACGATCTCGGCGGGCGGGCTGTCCTTCCACGAGGGGTAGTGGTTGGCGAAACATTCCCAGCCGCCGTCCAGCGCCCAATAGTGGATGACCTCGTTGAAGCGGAACGTGGTGGTGAACGAACCCAGCCAGCGTTTCCCGGTGCGCTCCGACCACGGGACGTAAAGCCGCTCCAGCTCGCGGATGTAGTCGTCCTGGCGTCCCGGCTTGGTTTGCATGATCTCCTGAATCACCAGCGGCGCGCTGAATTTGGCCTCGCGCAACTGGGCCAGAGTCTTGTTGCTCGGCCCGGGGTACATGATGCGCCCCTCGCCCGAGGCGCCCGTCTCGGACAGAAACGCCGACCACTTGCCGGCCTCGGCCTCATGACTGCCGCCGCGGGCCTGGGCCGCCCCGATCCTCGCGTAGTCGGCGAACCCGTCGATCTCCCAGATGACCGTCACCTGCGGCCAGTGACCGTTGTACGGCGTGGATTCCCACATCGCGAACAGCCGGGCGCCGAGCGCGTCCATCATCGGCTGGTAGGTGTCGGTGAAAACCTCGGTGAAGCGGTCGCTCGAACCGGATCCCAACGAGATCGTCTCGTGCAGGTAGAGCAGGGTGTGGCCGTAGTACTTCTTCATCAGTCGAACCGGACCGGCTCTGAATCGCCGTGCGAATAGCTCGCCTCACACAGCAGCGTCTCGGTCGGTTCCACCAAGGCAGACGGGATCCCGGCTGCTGCAAGGGCATAGCCCTTGAACCTGCGCGCCGCAGCGGACAGCACGTGCTGGGCACGCGTCATTCCGCGGTTGACCCCCAACGGCCACCCGTCGCCCCATAGCGCGACTTCGGTCAGCCGGTCGTCCAGGGACTTGAGCACCTTGTCACGCACGCGCGCGTCCGCGGTGAACGCCTCGACGCTGACGGCCAGCGTGTGACTCGTGGAGCCGATCGCGGTCGGGACGTACTCCGATTCGGCGTCCACCACCGCCACCCCGAGGATGCGCAGCGGGCGGGTGTCGCAGCTGCCCGGCAGCAACACGGTCACCTCCCAGCCGGCCATTACCCGGTCGTAGAGCCACCCGCCGGCCGAGTGCACGACGTCGACGGCGCTTCCCGCAACCACGTCCAGTCGATACCGCAGACACTCGCCGTTGCCGCGGGTGGCTCGCCCACCCCTGACACGCCCGCTCTGGCTGATGTCGAACGTCGGAGTGACCATCAAATCCGTTCCTCACCGCCACACCGCGGAGTGCGTTGGCTCCAAGGCAGCTGCAGCGCTTGTCATGGGCTTCCCAAGGGCTGACGCCGCCTCACACAGCGGTGACGCGGCTCATGGCACAGCGTGACACTTCTGCCGAAATTTGTAAAGCTCCTCGGGAGTGGTCAGGAGCGGCGGCGGGCCTTCAGTTCGGCCAGAATCTCGTCGGTGTGCTGCCCCAGTTCCGGGGCCGGGGAGCGCGGCGCCCACGGTGTTCCGTGGAAATCCGCCGGGGTGGCAACCATCCCGACGCCGGCGTCGCCGTCGGGGACGTCGACGATGCCGCCCGCGGTGTGGAACTGCTCATCGGCCACGACGTCTTCGATCGAGTTGATCGGCGACCAGAAGAAGTCGGGTTCGGCGGCAAAGGCCTGCGCCCATTCGTCGAGCGAGCGGGTTGCGAAGATCTCGTCCAATTCGGCGATCAGCTCCGGGCCGTTGACGAAGCGGGCGGCGGCGTCGCGAAAGCGCGGGTCCTCCAGCCATTCGGGGCGGCCGACGACCCGGCACAGCGGCGGCCAGTGCCGGTCGCCTTCGAGGCCGACGATCCAGAAGCGCCGCCCGTCACCGGCGGCGTAGTTGTTCATGCACGGGTTGCCCATCGTTTCGCGCTGGCCGATCGCGATCGGCTGGCCCGTCAGCAGATAGGTGTTGAGGTCGAAGCTGACGGTGTAGGCGCCCTGGCGGTACAGCGAGGTCGTCACCAGCTGACCGGTCCCGGTGCGCTCGCGGGCCAGCAGCGCCGCGCAGATGGCCGCGGCCAGGGTCATGCCGGCCGAGTGGTCGCCCATGCCGCCGCGCTGGAACGGCGGCGTCTGGCCGGGCCGGGTGAGCAGGTGGGCCACCCCGGCGCGCGACCAGAACGCGGCCACGTCGTAAGCGGCCCGGTCGGCGTCGGGGCCGGTCCGGCCGTAGCCGGTGATCAGGCCGTAGACCAACCGAGGGTAGCGAGCGGACAGCGACTCGAAGTCCAGGCCGAGTCGTTGCAACGCGCCGGGCCGGACGTTGGTCACGAAAACGTCTGCGTCATCCAGCAATTCGAAGGCGGTGTCCCGGCCCTGGTCGGTGGTGAGGTCCAACACGATGCTGCGTTTGGAGCGGTTGTCCAGCTCGAACGGCGGGTTGACCCCGAGGTCGCAGCCCAGCATCCGGCCGAACATGCGGCCCGGGTCGCCGGCCGGCGGCTCGATCTTAATCACGTCCGCGCCCCAGTCGGCCAGGATGCCGCTGGCCGCCGGACCCGCCACCCACACTCCGAGCTCGACGACTTTGAGGCCTTCCACGGGTCCTGGCATGGCTAAGTTCCTACTCCGTGCCGCAACCGGAGCGCGCACATGCCCCCATCGCGGGCGGTCAGCTCGCTTTGAGCTGGCCCCGTCGCACGAAGCGGCCGTCGTGGTCGAACTCGGCGCGGTTGGCGTTGACGTAGTCGGCCACCGTCATCGGCTTGTGCCCCCCGATCACCTCGACCAGGTTGTTCTCGCCGGCGAAGATGCCGTCCTGGTAGTCCTGGGCGACGCTGCTGATGTGCTGCACGAAGAATTCCGGGAAGCCCGCAGCGGTCAACCCGGCCGCAAAGGCCGGGATCGAGACCGGCTCATAGCGGACCGGAAAGCCGACCGTCTCGGCGATTTCGTTCGCGATCCCGTAATGGTCGAGCTCGTGGTCACCGACCAGCGGGTAGACCTGACGGTCGTGCGGCGCGGGGTTCGCCAGGATGGCGGCGATCACTGCGGCCTGGTCCGACCCGGAAATCGGCGCGTGCCGCCCGTCGCCGAAGGGCAGCTGTAGTACGCCTTCGTTGTCATTGCGCTGCCACTGCCATTTCAGCCACTCGGCGAAGAAGGTAGGGCGCAGGTGGGTGGTCTTGAACGCGGCGCGGTCCAGGAGCCGTTCGGCGATCCAATGGTGCTGGGCGGCATTGCTTTTCGCATCCCGGCGAGCGGATATCTGCGACATGTTGACCACCGCGTCAACCCCGGCCTCGCTGGCGGCCTGGGCGAAAATCGCCGTGGCTGCCAGCAGCGTGCCCGGAGCGATCGGATAGCAGAAGTAGGCGGCGTCGACACCGGTCATGGCGGCGCTGACGGAGCGGAAGTCCAGTAGGTCGCCCTCGACGAGCTCGGCGCCGAGAGCGGCCAGCGCGTCGGAGCGGCCGTCGATGCGGTGCACGAAGGCGCGGACCCGGTGGCCGGCTTCGCGCAGAATCTCGACGGTGGGCGCCCCGGTGTTGCCGGTCGGCGCGGTGATCAGAAACAGCTTCTCGTTCGACATCTCGCCCTCCAGGCGGTTTTCCGATCTTACTAACGCTATCGTTATCCAGATCAAAGCACGCTATGCTGACTAACGCAAGCGTTATTCATAGGAGAGTTGGATGGAGTTCGAAAAGCGGCTGGCCGACCGCCGGCTTTGGTCCGTCGGCGAGTCCTGCTCGATGTCCAAGGTGCTCGAGCTGCTCAGCACCAAAACCGCGTTCCAGGTGCTGCGCGAATTGTTCTTCGGCACGGCTCGTTTCGAGGACTTCGTGGAGCGGATCGGGACGTCGGCACCGGCGGTGTCGCGGGCGCTCAAGCAGCTGGAGGCGGCGCAGATCGTCACCCGCGTCCCGTATCAGGAGCCCGGCAGTCGCGCCCGGGACGAATACCGGCTGACCGACGCCGGCGAGGACCTGTTGCCGGTGTTCATGGCGCTGGTGCAGTGGGGCGACACCTATCTGCAGAACGGCCCCGCGCCGCTGTCGTTCGTCGACACCGAGACCGGACAAACCCTCGGGGTCCGGGTGACCGCCGAAACCGACGCGCCCAAGAAACGTTCGTCGGACATCCAGATCTGCGGCATCGGCGCGGGACGCCGGCGCTAATCTGAGCCCCATGAGTCTGGTGGCCGGACGTGGTCCGCTCAGCATCGACCCGGCGGGTCGGTTCTCTCCGCCGCTGCCCGGCACCGTTGTCTACATCGAGC
This genomic interval carries:
- a CDS encoding NmrA family NAD(P)-binding protein; the encoded protein is MSNEKLFLITAPTGNTGAPTVEILREAGHRVRAFVHRIDGRSDALAALGAELVEGDLLDFRSVSAAMTGVDAAYFCYPIAPGTLLAATAIFAQAASEAGVDAVVNMSQISARRDAKSNAAQHHWIAERLLDRAAFKTTHLRPTFFAEWLKWQWQRNDNEGVLQLPFGDGRHAPISGSDQAAVIAAILANPAPHDRQVYPLVGDHELDHYGIANEIAETVGFPVRYEPVSIPAFAAGLTAAGFPEFFVQHISSVAQDYQDGIFAGENNLVEVIGGHKPMTVADYVNANRAEFDHDGRFVRRGQLKAS
- a CDS encoding NIPSNAP family protein, which produces MKKYYGHTLLYLHETISLGSGSSDRFTEVFTDTYQPMMDALGARLFAMWESTPYNGHWPQVTVIWEIDGFADYARIGAAQARGGSHEAEAGKWSAFLSETGASGEGRIMYPGPSNKTLAQLREAKFSAPLVIQEIMQTKPGRQDDYIRELERLYVPWSERTGKRWLGSFTTTFRFNEVIHYWALDGGWECFANHYPSWKDSPPAEIVTWMSVAPALRDGWEDSILQALPPSPLQ
- a CDS encoding cytochrome P450 — translated: MANPLPYYRTLRDDYPVYYMPQWDTFALSRFEDIWQVLEVNDGTFVASEGTLPPAAVLAKHNTGPVEDPPLHPLPFHAVFDTDLYGEIRRSHSAPLRPRSVAGLEARIRELANERLDLLLPQGSFDLTQDYGGIVAASMVCDLLGISTELAPQVLAAVNAGSLTAPGEGVDTAQARPNYLEYLIPVVRRRRADQSGGPLPVVDGLLGYRLPDGSALSDVEAATQMLCIFIGGTETVPKIAAHGLWELRRRPDQLAAVRADPAATVPVAREEMLRYCAPAQWFARTARRPFTIHGQAIEPGQRVITLLASANRDEREYPDPDEFIWDRPIARSLVFGRGQHFCVGYHLARLEVAVLVQEWLRRVPDFDIKGQDATRLPSSFQWGWNQIPVEV
- a CDS encoding winged helix-turn-helix transcriptional regulator; its protein translation is MEFEKRLADRRLWSVGESCSMSKVLELLSTKTAFQVLRELFFGTARFEDFVERIGTSAPAVSRALKQLEAAQIVTRVPYQEPGSRARDEYRLTDAGEDLLPVFMALVQWGDTYLQNGPAPLSFVDTETGQTLGVRVTAETDAPKKRSSDIQICGIGAGRRR
- a CDS encoding CaiB/BaiF CoA transferase family protein: MPGPVEGLKVVELGVWVAGPAASGILADWGADVIKIEPPAGDPGRMFGRMLGCDLGVNPPFELDNRSKRSIVLDLTTDQGRDTAFELLDDADVFVTNVRPGALQRLGLDFESLSARYPRLVYGLITGYGRTGPDADRAAYDVAAFWSRAGVAHLLTRPGQTPPFQRGGMGDHSAGMTLAAAICAALLARERTGTGQLVTTSLYRQGAYTVSFDLNTYLLTGQPIAIGQRETMGNPCMNNYAAGDGRRFWIVGLEGDRHWPPLCRVVGRPEWLEDPRFRDAAARFVNGPELIAELDEIFATRSLDEWAQAFAAEPDFFWSPINSIEDVVADEQFHTAGGIVDVPDGDAGVGMVATPADFHGTPWAPRSPAPELGQHTDEILAELKARRRS